The region TTTCAATGCAGAAAGTTTCTTAATAGGTATGTTCTTGGCAGGAATTACGCTTGTGGGCACATCCTTGCTTGCAAAAAGGTATTTTGAAGAACAGGATTGAACTGTTCTTTGCTTTTTATTTTTAATTGGCAACAGCAAGGTTCTCAGTAGTGGTATAGTCATCAGGTTGTGTGCGAATCGGGAGTTGAACTGTGAATTCACTTCCCTTCCCTTTTACGCTTTCCACCAGGATTTTACCTTTGTGGCCTTCCACGATTTTCTTACAAATGTAGAGACCGATGCCAGTTCCTCCATATTTTCTTCTGGTGGAACCATCTACCTGATAAAAGCTTTTGAAAATATTTTCCACCTTGTCTTTGGCTATTCCGATTCCTGAATCCCTTATTTTCATCTCGACGTATTTGCCTGTTCTACTGGTGGAAACTTTTATCTTACCATTTGCGGGAGTAAATTTGATTGCATTGTCGAGTATTTGGAAAATAACATTTTTCAGTTGTGTCTCATCCGCATTTACTTGTGGAATATCTTCCAGATTTATTTCAAGTGTTAGATTATACTTTGCAAAATTAATTTTCAGTTCATCCAGGGTCTTGTTGAGAAGGGAATTTATATCTGTAGCTTCAAAATAGTATATCACATTCTGGCTACAGTCCTCACTGGCATAGAGAAGGACATTGACATGTTTTTGTAGCCTATCACAATTCCTGGTTATTGTAAGCAGGGCGTCCCTTTGTTTGCTGTTTATTTCCCCATACTCGCCTCTAGCGAGCAAATTGCTGAAACCTTTGATGGATGCAAGAGGCATCTGTAATTCCTTGCTTATATTGGCGAGAAATTCATTTCTCATTTTGTCCAGTTCCTGAAGTTCTTTATTTGCCTCTACAAGAGCCATTTCTGCCTGCTTTTTTTCGGTAATATCTTCACCGGAACTGATGGTACCCATGATTCCCCCCTGATCGTCTTTGAGTACAACATCATGCCAGAACACCAATCGTTCCTCGCCTGTACGTGTAAGAATAGGTTTTTCAGAGAATTCGGGAGGTTCAATTTCCCCTTCCAGGACCATATTATAACCGGTCTTTATCATATCCCTTATCCTTTCCGGCAAAAAGACATCGAACCATTTCTGTCCTATTATTTCTTCCTGTGGATATCCCAGAACTTCAGAAGATTTTTTATTGGCAAGTACGACTTTCAGGTCCCTGTCAACTACGCCTATCAGTGTTTGGGCAACATCGATGTAGGTCTGTGCCTGGTCTCTTTCTTTTGCAAGTTTATCATAAAGGGTCTTTATCTGTAGCAGGGAATTGATTCGTGTGAGAATTTCCAGGTCGTCAGATTTGTCGGTTATAAAATCATCTGCATCCTCTTTCAGAGCTGCTCTTATACATTCCCTGTCTGTTTTGGTGAACATAATTATGGGAAGATATCGATCACCTGTATTTTGCTTGATCTCCCTACAAATGCGGTAGTTGACCTCTTCAGTCTCAGTATTGTCAATTATAACTATGCTCGGTGCATTATTTTCGATAAAAGAAATAGTATCTTCTTTGGGTTCTGCTTGTAGCACCCTGTATGATGCAAGATATTCCAGCAAATGTTCATTATTTTTGCTGCTTAAAAGGACAATTGAAGGGATTTTTTCATCAAGCATGTCACCGCATCCATATGTCAGTTAAATATTAAATATTCATACTTATATATTAATTCATCCTTTAAAAATCCCTATATTATCCTTGTTTAAGACATTATCATAATTTTTATATCCCAGGATATCTGCTATCATATTCGTATGTTTTCCCTTTATTTTCTGTAATTCATCTGAGGTATAATCCGTAATTCCTTTCCCGAATACCTGCCCGTTGCACTCGAGTTTTACTATATCTCCACGATCAAAATCACCATTTACACCAATCACACCTGAAGGCAGGAGACTCATCCGGTTTCTTACTGCATCCCTGGCTCCTTCATCTACCATGATTGTTCCCGAGGAATGGGCAAGTAAAATCCATCGAATCCGGTTCTTATGGACTTCTCCTTCAGCTAAAAACAGGGTGCCTATTTCTTCTCCTTCCATTATTTTCAGGATTGCATTTTGGATAGAGCTGTTTGCAATTACCATATGACAGCCTGCTATGTTGCATATCTTGGCAGCATCGATCTTTGTTCTCATGCCCCCGGTACCTTTTGTACTTGAAGGGCTCCCGCCATAACTTTCGATAGTTGGTGTAATCTCAGACACAGTTTTCAGTAATACAGCATCCTTGTGCCTTTTAGGATTTTTATCGTATAAACCATCAATATCCGATAGGAGTATCAGCAGGTCTGCTTCCATTTTGCTGGCAACCATGGCCGAAAGCCTGTCATTATCTCCGAGCGTGGCTTCTATCTCGTGAACACATGTACTGTCATTCTCATTGATAATCGGGATAACCCCATATGCCAGCAAGGTGGATATACTGTTTCTCAGGTTGAGATAGGTTAACCTGCTGGTAAAGGAGTCATAGGTCAAAAGAATCTGGGCTACATTCAGGTCGTAAGTACTAAAAGCCTCCATCCATTTTTGCATCAAAACATTTTGACCAACAGCTGCTGCTGCCTGTCGAACAGGAATTTCCCGCGGCTTACAGCCAAGTTGCATCAGATCAATTCCCACTCCAATAGAACCAGAGCTGACAAGAATGACTTCTTTTTCCAGGCTGTGGAGGTATGCGATCTGTGAGGCCACATGTTTCATGAATTCCTCATTCAATCCTCCACAATCATTACTTATGGAAGTTGTTCCTATTTTGATGACAACTTTTTTAGCGTTGTCAAGGATGACTTTTCTCTTGCTCAAAATCATGATCCCCGGATGTTATTTCAAATGATGTCACTAATCTGTTTATCCAGTTTCCTGTGGGTAAATTGTTTTGCATTATTCCCTGCATAATCAGATACCCTGTCTCCATTACCAAGAAGAATATACTTGTATATCAAAAGGCCTTCCATTCCTACGGGTCCACGTGCATGTATTTTGTTTGTGCTGATGCCAACCTCTGCACCTTTGCCATACCTGAAACCATCGGCAAATCTTGTAGAGGCATTGACCATGACGCTTGAGGAATCCACAAGCTCGGTAAATATGCGGCGCTTTTCCTTGTTTTCAGTAACAATACAATCTGTATGATGGGAACCGTACCTGTTAATATGATACATTGCTTCATTTATTGAATCAACCATTTTCACAGAAAGTATCAAATCATTATATTCGGTGCTCCAGTCTTCCTCGGATGCTTTTTTCAAGCCCTGGATGCCGGTATTTTCTGCAATAGTGTATGTTTTCTCATCCAGTCGGACCTCGACACCTGCTTTGACGAATTTTTCTATCATGCCGGGCAGGAACCTGTTTGCAATATCACTGTTTACAAGCAATGTTTCCATCGCGTTGCATACTGCCGGATACTGTACTTTTGAATCATAGCAGACACCAATCGCTTTTTCTATGTCTGCTTCACTGTCCACATAGACATGGCATATCCCGTCTGCATGACCGAGTACGGGTATCCTGGTATTATCCTGTATGAACTTCACGAAAGCGTTCGAACCACGGGGTATGAGCAGGTCTATATAGGAATCAAGTGCCAGGATATCCATTACCTCTTCCCGGGTTTCCATCAGTTGAAAGGCCTTTGCAGGAATATCCCCGGTTTCTTCCAGGGCGTTTTTAAGTATGTTGAAAATAGTACGATTTGAATTTAAGGCTTCACTTCCGCCCTTAAAGATCGTTGCATTTCCGCTTTTCAGGCAGAGGGACATGATCTGTGGAACAACATCAGGACGTGACTCGAAAATAACCCCTATAAGGCCGATCGGACAACTTACCTGATACAGTTCCAGTCCTTCATCAAGCTCTAAGCAGCTGAGGGTTTTGCCTGTTGGGTCTTCAAGTTCCATGACGTCTCTTATACCTGCAATCATTCCATCGATTTTGTTATCAGTTACTTTCAGCCTGTCCACAAGAGCCTGTGAGATTTTCCCTTGCTCTTTTAACTTCTCAGCAGATTCGAGGTCTTTGCGGTTTGCCTTAATTATTGAATTTTTATTTTTTTCAAGGGCCTGTGCCATTGCTTCAAGCCCTCTATTTTTCAGGAGTGTATTTATGCTGGCAAGTTTGATGGAGGCATCTTTTGCTGGTATGACTTTTTTCTCTGTATTATTGGTCATGGGAACACCTGATTATATGGTTGTAACTATGGCAAGAGCAAATAAGATCATCATATAAAAAAGCTTTAGCTATTTAACTGGGTCTAAAAAAATAGTAGGTGAAGTAGGCAATAAGCCTACTTCGTATTGTGCTTATTTGGCCGGGATGATGAGGGATCTCTCACCAGCAGGCTCGAACTCACGAAGCGCACCGCGTCCGAACTCCTTCCTTGGCTGAGAGAAGTCGAATGGGAGCATTTCGTCGGCGAAACAGACCTTGATCAGTGGGTTGAGTGCGTATGCATCTCCACGACCGGCGTGTGCTCCTGCTGCGATTGCAGCGTAGCCACCCTGGTGACCGACGTTCATTGCGTAGTTCGGGTAGTTTGGACCACGGAGTTCGTGGGGCAGACCTTCGTCGGATTGGTAGGAGAAGGTGTTGGTTGCACCACACTGGTCCTGCAAGTCGAATCCGAAGAATCCCAGACGTCCGTGACCTTCCTTGTGCAGGTACATACAGAGATACCATGCGGAGAGACCAGCGTTTGCGTTACCGGTTGCAAGGGATCCTGCGCTACCAGCAGCTGCAGACAGGACGGTTGCTCTCTGAGATCCACCAAAGTGGTCTTCAAGGGCAACTGGGTATTTCTCGTAGTTCTCGAGACCGTAGAGTGTGGACTCTGTTGCGATGTCCTTGATAACATCCATGCTTGGGGCGACCTTGTTGTCGATACCCTTCTCAGCTGCACCATCGTACTTGTCGTTGATGTATTCAACGTCATAGTACAGGTTGTCATCCAGAATATTGTTGGTGTATGCAGCAGTGGAGTACTGGGTAAAACCGACACCACCGGACATGTAGGATCCGAGCCAGATCTGGTCGTAGAGCATACATCCTGCACCGACTACCTCAAGGGTTACGTTTGCAGGATCATCTGGGTTTACACGGCTGGTCTGGACAATATCTGAGAGGTTACCAAAGGTGACACCACCAGGTTCGTTTGGTGCACGTGCACGTCTTGCAGGGAGCATGTCACCCATGTTGACAACACCTGCGTGCTTTGCTGCATAGGAAAGGTCTGCTACAGCTGCTTCACCGGCACACATTCCGTAGGCTGCAATGTAGGACATACCGATCTGCATTGCAGTCCACCTTGTGGTCTGACCACCGTCTGTTGTTCTGGATACGATGGTTGGGATGTGGGCAGCCTGCCAGGTAGTATTGCCGATTGAGGCTTTGAGCTGTTCTGCCTGTTCTGCAGGGAACTGTTTGTCGATGTCGATGAGGAACTGGTCATCGATCTCGTCTGCAAGTTCATCGTCACCTGTGAATATTTTCACATAACAGTCATCGACGAGTGCAGGGTGGCTCTCTACCATGTGTTCCTGAACAACTGCACCGCCAGGGAGTGCGTGGTTGAGCACTTCGAGGTAGTGGTTGATTGTTTCAGGGGTTACCTCGATACTCAGTCTTTTTTCGAGGGTTTCGTGGGCCATATCCATACCGACAATACATGTTCTGCGTATGTCGTCCCACATCTGCTGCATTGCAGCGTTGTTGACATAGTGAAGGTCATCATTTTCGACCATCATGTCATCATTACCGGATATGAAGGATGGTGTCAGAGCTCTCTGACCGAGAGGGATACCACCGCAGTGCATCATTGGGTTGTATCCTGCAAGACCCCTCTTTTCTGCAATATCCTTACCGACTTTCTTCATTTCCAGTTTCCTGGGGTTCTGGTCGACACCGAGGCGGTAATATGGAATTCTCATATCTGTAATATCGCCGCCTTCCATCTTGTTGGTGCCGTGCTCCTTTGTGAATTTAACTTCTAAATCTTTCTGGAACATTCTCTTTCTGTCGTCTGCCATTTTACTCACTCCTGTACAGCTGGCTTGTATCCATACATAGTTCTCTGTTCAAAGACCCTGTGTACCCATTCGAGGACTTCCTTGTCCTCCCTGTATGGGACATTGTCTACACGGTAGATTGTGGTCCTTTTTGCAGCTTCCTCATCGGACATTGGTTTTCCGAGGTCGACCTTCTTGTCGATTGGTCTTCCTACCTGGTCCTTCTGGACAATGATGGTTCCGTTTTCCAGACGTACCCTTTCGAGCATGTCAAACATTACGCCATCTTCCTGAAGACGGAGGGAGTGACCGTGTACACTGGCACCACGCAGGCATGCAAGTGCAGGGCAGGTCATTTCGGTTTCAAGCTGGAATTTTGCAAGTTCTTCCATGTCCCTCTCACGCGCTTCAACGACCTGACGGCCGGAAAGTGTACCTGGGTCTACGCCTCTGAAGTTAATTGCAGTGTTGTAGGACCTGAAGTATGGGGTGGAAGGTGCATTGTACATTGAGTCTACAAACTGTACGTACCTGATTCTGTCACCTGCTTTTGCACCATCTGTAGGTTCGACCATTTCACGGATGGAACATTCTGGTTCGCCCATTTCCGCCAGTGGTGGGTGGGTGCTTGGGTAATCTGTACCGGGAACACGGTGTCCGAGAATAATGGTTAAGTCATCATCAGAGATTTCCCTGAGTTTTTCGACTTTACCGGACATGTGTTTCCTTCTATTTTCCGCAACACTTGTTGCTCCGGGATAAAACTGTGCTTCATATGTCATATGATTACACTCCTTTGTTATCAATTGATTTCATTGTGAATTTCACTGCTTTGACGAGTTCGTTTAACTTGTCTCTAGAACAAGTTTCTCCTCGCGTCACTCCAGTCACAATCTCCATTACTTTTCCCTTTGTCTGGATATTTTTATCTTGAGGTTTTACCAATCTAGTATGGATACCGGCCTTTGCAAAATCTTCAAAGTCCACGATTGTCTGACAGACAACCACTGCCGGCACTTCTGCATAGACCAATATTTCCCTTACTTTCCTGACAACATGATCACGAATGTTTCCTGTATGAATGACTGCCATCTTGTGTCGATTTATCTGTCTGATCTCCTCCGGGTTTATACCGAAGGAACCGGATTTCATCTGTTCATCGGGAACTCCTGATCCCGAATTGAGCACAAGCACACTCACCTGTATGTCTTCTTTGCGCATTCCGTAAGTAAGTTCACAAACAGGCTTGGTGATATGGCGTCTTCCGGGACTCATAGCGACTGCGACTACGTCGGTCCTGCCGGCTTCGGAAAGCGTGCCTCTCTGGGCCAGTCCGCCTCCTTTGCCAAGGCCCATTCCGTGTCTGCAATCTACAACCTGTGTTTCCCGGTCAAACATCTGGAATCATTCCTTTTCATTTGTTCTCAGGAGGTTTACCTGTGATTCGACCTTGCTTTTCGGGTCATAAAGACCGTATAGTGCAGGATCGGCTGTAGGGCCTCTTTTTGCATAATCTGAAACAGTTTGCCTTGTCTGGATGAAACGCCCTTCCCTAATGTCATAACCGCAGGGAAGTGTGTCTTCACAAATTGCATTTATTTCTTCCATGATTTCCTTTCCGGCAAGTTCCAGTGTAATCCTTCCCACAAGTACTTCCAGACCCATTTCGGTCTTACCAAAATGTACATTTGTCCTTGATGGATGATGTACGGGTGTTCCGACAGCAGGTCCGAAGGGTACTTTTGTAGGCAGGCGCGGCCCCTGTATGAATGCCCTTTGTATACCTTCAAGACTGCAAAGTTTATTGAGCAGCCCCTCTACGGTATCGGGTTTAATCATACGTTTTGGGAATATCTCGATCTGTATGGGCTTTTTTGTGTCTGAAGCAGAAGTTTCCATTATTGGTACCTTCAATCTTTGTGACTCATTTAGAGTGATTCAGCGACTGCTTTTATTGGTTCTCTGAATTCTTTGATTGAACCGAATACATCACCTATGAGGCCGGATGTTTTCTCGATGGAGAACATCTGGGTACCTGCATCAAGTGATACACCAGCGGATACACATGGAATTGCGAATCCTCTTGAGTGTCTGGTTACAATGTGGTTACCGTTGAATACACCGGGACCACCGCCACCATAGATAGAGTGGCTAAAGAATGAGAATCCTACAGCAGTACCCTGTGCCCTACCCATGTCACAGCCAGGCAGGCCAGTTTCTTTCTCAATGATATCGTTGTAATACAGAATTGTGGATGACACATTCTGGGCAGCCCTGCCTGCAGCACAGTTGACCATTGTAGCGGCAAGCTGGCCTGCTGCAGCATAAGCATTCCACATGGATACATCCTGTGCCTTGTAGAAGTTGTAACCTGAAGGAGCTGTCTTGTCAACTTCGATTACATTGTCCTCAATTGCTCTTTCAACAACAGACTGTACTACGGTACCGACAGTTCCGTCTTTACCATTGTCTTTTACGAGATCGTATACTACGTTGTTGGCGTTAAGGCCCTGGCATGCAAATCCAAGAAGCTGATGTCTCTCGAATTCTCCGACTGCATTACCCATTTCGAACATACCTGCCTGTTCGAAGATGGAAGACAGTGCGGCTGCATTCATTGCTTTTTTCTCTGTAATTGCAGCAATGTGGTTGGTCATGATGTTTCTCAGGGAGTAACCCAGACCTTCATTCTTCTGTGGAATGTTCAGGATTGAAGCGATGTTTCCGCCGGCCATATCCATTGTCTGTGGGTAGTTACCCCATACTGCTCCTTTGACCACAGGTGCGTTGAACATGTCAATGTTGAACATATCAACAATGGTCTGGACGGTTGCTGCTGCACTTACTGTGAGTGCGGAAGAGTAGTCAGCACCGGCAGTGAGCCTTGCGGTTGGAAGCTGAACAAGAAGTTGTTTGCCGCCACCAAGAGTCTCGATGTTGGTGTCATCGTCACTGTCTACCTGTACAAATTCTTTTACGGAGTCTGCAATTGCACCAGCGTTTTCCACAATATCGAGTTCCATTTCACGTCCCGGCATGTGACGAGCCTTTCCGCCCATCTTACCGGTTGCGAGAGATTTTTGAATACCTCCCAGGTTGACTGCTACAGTCCTCTTTGTGTCTCCGATGATACGCTGAATTGCCGCGTTCCTTGTAGGAGCGAGCTCTTCAATTGCAACGCCGCTTTCTAAGAGTTTTCCTCTATCGTCGTAGATGTCTATTTTGTCAGACACGTATTTTCCTCCTTTAATTTTTTTGTAATGGAAAGAAAATCCCCATTTGGAAAGCAACCACGCTTGAGCGAGGATATGCTGTAAGCACTTTCAGGGTGAGAATGCCTTCCAGTCGGTTTTCTTTAATTTATTCATGTCAGCAATGGAGTTTTTGCCTTTAAAACTTTTGCATTCGTTTTTTTGGTCTGAACGATATACAATGATTATTCATGATGTATAATTAATTGCATTTGATTTTTTATGTAATTAACCACAAAGATTTAGTAATATCTTTTTCTACCACTTGGTCACATGGAGATAGTCGCTGATATCGGAGGCAGTCCTGGAATTGATTGCCGCGGGTTTTGTTCATATTGTTATTTTAAGAAGGTACAGGAAGTACCACCTTTTGGTTGCAAGAACTGTTTTCCTTTTGCAAAGGGTTGTGATTACTGTACACGTAGTATAAGGG is a window of Methanohalophilus mahii DSM 5219 DNA encoding:
- the mcrD gene encoding methyl-coenzyme M reductase operon protein D, which codes for MKVPIMETSASDTKKPIQIEIFPKRMIKPDTVEGLLNKLCSLEGIQRAFIQGPRLPTKVPFGPAVGTPVHHPSRTNVHFGKTEMGLEVLVGRITLELAGKEIMEEINAICEDTLPCGYDIREGRFIQTRQTVSDYAKRGPTADPALYGLYDPKSKVESQVNLLRTNEKE
- the mcrC gene encoding methyl-coenzyme M reductase I operon protein C; this translates as MFDRETQVVDCRHGMGLGKGGGLAQRGTLSEAGRTDVVAVAMSPGRRHITKPVCELTYGMRKEDIQVSVLVLNSGSGVPDEQMKSGSFGINPEEIRQINRHKMAVIHTGNIRDHVVRKVREILVYAEVPAVVVCQTIVDFEDFAKAGIHTRLVKPQDKNIQTKGKVMEIVTGVTRGETCSRDKLNELVKAVKFTMKSIDNKGV
- a CDS encoding ATP-binding response regulator, with the protein product MLDEKIPSIVLLSSKNNEHLLEYLASYRVLQAEPKEDTISFIENNAPSIVIIDNTETEEVNYRICREIKQNTGDRYLPIIMFTKTDRECIRAALKEDADDFITDKSDDLEILTRINSLLQIKTLYDKLAKERDQAQTYIDVAQTLIGVVDRDLKVVLANKKSSEVLGYPQEEIIGQKWFDVFLPERIRDMIKTGYNMVLEGEIEPPEFSEKPILTRTGEERLVFWHDVVLKDDQGGIMGTISSGEDITEKKQAEMALVEANKELQELDKMRNEFLANISKELQMPLASIKGFSNLLARGEYGEINSKQRDALLTITRNCDRLQKHVNVLLYASEDCSQNVIYYFEATDINSLLNKTLDELKINFAKYNLTLEINLEDIPQVNADETQLKNVIFQILDNAIKFTPANGKIKVSTSRTGKYVEMKIRDSGIGIAKDKVENIFKSFYQVDGSTRRKYGGTGIGLYICKKIVEGHKGKILVESVKGKGSEFTVQLPIRTQPDDYTTTENLAVAN
- a CDS encoding glutamate-5-semialdehyde dehydrogenase, with translation MTNNTEKKVIPAKDASIKLASINTLLKNRGLEAMAQALEKNKNSIIKANRKDLESAEKLKEQGKISQALVDRLKVTDNKIDGMIAGIRDVMELEDPTGKTLSCLELDEGLELYQVSCPIGLIGVIFESRPDVVPQIMSLCLKSGNATIFKGGSEALNSNRTIFNILKNALEETGDIPAKAFQLMETREEVMDILALDSYIDLLIPRGSNAFVKFIQDNTRIPVLGHADGICHVYVDSEADIEKAIGVCYDSKVQYPAVCNAMETLLVNSDIANRFLPGMIEKFVKAGVEVRLDEKTYTIAENTGIQGLKKASEEDWSTEYNDLILSVKMVDSINEAMYHINRYGSHHTDCIVTENKEKRRIFTELVDSSSVMVNASTRFADGFRYGKGAEVGISTNKIHARGPVGMEGLLIYKYILLGNGDRVSDYAGNNAKQFTHRKLDKQISDII
- the mcrG gene encoding coenzyme-B sulfoethylthiotransferase subunit gamma; amino-acid sequence: MTYEAQFYPGATSVAENRRKHMSGKVEKLREISDDDLTIILGHRVPGTDYPSTHPPLAEMGEPECSIREMVEPTDGAKAGDRIRYVQFVDSMYNAPSTPYFRSYNTAINFRGVDPGTLSGRQVVEARERDMEELAKFQLETEMTCPALACLRGASVHGHSLRLQEDGVMFDMLERVRLENGTIIVQKDQVGRPIDKKVDLGKPMSDEEAAKRTTIYRVDNVPYREDKEVLEWVHRVFEQRTMYGYKPAVQE
- the mcrA gene encoding coenzyme-B sulfoethylthiotransferase subunit alpha — its product is MADDRKRMFQKDLEVKFTKEHGTNKMEGGDITDMRIPYYRLGVDQNPRKLEMKKVGKDIAEKRGLAGYNPMMHCGGIPLGQRALTPSFISGNDDMMVENDDLHYVNNAAMQQMWDDIRRTCIVGMDMAHETLEKRLSIEVTPETINHYLEVLNHALPGGAVVQEHMVESHPALVDDCYVKIFTGDDELADEIDDQFLIDIDKQFPAEQAEQLKASIGNTTWQAAHIPTIVSRTTDGGQTTRWTAMQIGMSYIAAYGMCAGEAAVADLSYAAKHAGVVNMGDMLPARRARAPNEPGGVTFGNLSDIVQTSRVNPDDPANVTLEVVGAGCMLYDQIWLGSYMSGGVGFTQYSTAAYTNNILDDNLYYDVEYINDKYDGAAEKGIDNKVAPSMDVIKDIATESTLYGLENYEKYPVALEDHFGGSQRATVLSAAAGSAGSLATGNANAGLSAWYLCMYLHKEGHGRLGFFGFDLQDQCGATNTFSYQSDEGLPHELRGPNYPNYAMNVGHQGGYAAIAAGAHAGRGDAYALNPLIKVCFADEMLPFDFSQPRKEFGRGALREFEPAGERSLIIPAK
- the mcrB gene encoding coenzyme-B sulfoethylthiotransferase subunit beta, whose translation is MSDKIDIYDDRGKLLESGVAIEELAPTRNAAIQRIIGDTKRTVAVNLGGIQKSLATGKMGGKARHMPGREMELDIVENAGAIADSVKEFVQVDSDDDTNIETLGGGKQLLVQLPTARLTAGADYSSALTVSAAATVQTIVDMFNIDMFNAPVVKGAVWGNYPQTMDMAGGNIASILNIPQKNEGLGYSLRNIMTNHIAAITEKKAMNAAALSSIFEQAGMFEMGNAVGEFERHQLLGFACQGLNANNVVYDLVKDNGKDGTVGTVVQSVVERAIEDNVIEVDKTAPSGYNFYKAQDVSMWNAYAAAGQLAATMVNCAAGRAAQNVSSTILYYNDIIEKETGLPGCDMGRAQGTAVGFSFFSHSIYGGGGPGVFNGNHIVTRHSRGFAIPCVSAGVSLDAGTQMFSIEKTSGLIGDVFGSIKEFREPIKAVAESL
- the proB gene encoding glutamate 5-kinase encodes the protein MSKRKVILDNAKKVVIKIGTTSISNDCGGLNEEFMKHVASQIAYLHSLEKEVILVSSGSIGVGIDLMQLGCKPREIPVRQAAAAVGQNVLMQKWMEAFSTYDLNVAQILLTYDSFTSRLTYLNLRNSISTLLAYGVIPIINENDSTCVHEIEATLGDNDRLSAMVASKMEADLLILLSDIDGLYDKNPKRHKDAVLLKTVSEITPTIESYGGSPSSTKGTGGMRTKIDAAKICNIAGCHMVIANSSIQNAILKIMEGEEIGTLFLAEGEVHKNRIRWILLAHSSGTIMVDEGARDAVRNRMSLLPSGVIGVNGDFDRGDIVKLECNGQVFGKGITDYTSDELQKIKGKHTNMIADILGYKNYDNVLNKDNIGIFKG